Proteins co-encoded in one Sandaracinaceae bacterium genomic window:
- a CDS encoding GNAT family N-acetyltransferase, whose product MKIRDARAEDAAGVRAVLGEAFAGQDFRFDLEGPSVVTKVAEEAGEIVGFYLGRLVRVRATLVTGTLGVLRSHRGRGLSVKLMQAVLEGGKRAGMRRSYTQVHEDNVACVRTCLRCGYAIVGGELELARSPRSRAPAGRAALPTDAAAIARLVHAAAPPSLGAQWLDDDLRRFSVHPSGRLGLARAWIRGERHRLDADRQAVIRVGPAYGFEDLTLLRVHPSSRGASRGRAEDALLPFATARALHPEGDAPGLAAFERHGFSVERRLLSFDQRL is encoded by the coding sequence GTGAAGATCCGGGACGCGCGCGCCGAGGACGCGGCCGGGGTCCGGGCGGTGCTCGGGGAGGCCTTCGCGGGGCAGGACTTCCGCTTCGACCTCGAGGGGCCGTCGGTGGTCACCAAGGTGGCCGAGGAGGCGGGCGAGATCGTCGGCTTCTACCTCGGTCGGCTGGTGCGCGTGCGCGCGACGCTCGTCACGGGCACCCTCGGGGTCCTCCGCTCCCACCGCGGCCGCGGCCTCTCGGTGAAGCTGATGCAGGCCGTGCTCGAGGGGGGCAAGCGCGCCGGCATGCGCAGGAGCTACACCCAGGTGCACGAGGACAACGTCGCGTGCGTGCGGACGTGTCTGCGCTGCGGCTACGCGATCGTGGGCGGCGAGCTCGAGCTGGCCCGGTCCCCCCGGTCACGCGCGCCGGCTGGCCGCGCCGCCCTCCCCACCGACGCGGCCGCGATCGCTCGCCTGGTCCACGCCGCCGCGCCGCCCTCGCTCGGGGCGCAGTGGCTGGACGACGACCTGCGCCGCTTCTCGGTGCATCCATCGGGCCGCCTCGGCCTGGCGCGCGCCTGGATCCGCGGGGAGCGACACCGGCTCGACGCGGACCGCCAGGCGGTGATCCGCGTGGGCCCGGCCTACGGCTTCGAGGATCTGACCCTGCTGCGGGTCCACCCATCCTCACGCGGGGCGTCACGCGGGCGCGCCGAGGACGCGCTGCTGCCGTTCGCCACCGCCCGCGCGCTGCATCCGGAGGGCGACGCGCCGGGGCTCGCGGCGTTCGAGCGCCACGGCTTCTCGGTGGAGCGCCGGCTCCTGTCCTTCGATCAGCGGCTCTGA
- a CDS encoding GNAT family N-acetyltransferase: MRWDRRLWTRLPARLRRGARPLGVRALSFALRARAMVDARVPATHVVCEGRAHGGGKIRAVMIGTPQELASLRRKIFAVTPDEQPAAPVPLTRLAAAVEAHADADLVLALAPRWASASLPASLTRFDEGVELLVPVPQALASWRAGDAPLGKYRRRMERTGLTVSLTRDEEELARFHARFYLPYVRARFGDAADPRRLAFVRARDWELLRVHRGAEWIAGGVGLVADDAYRFLDVGYRDGDRAPLDDGAGHALYAAALERAAERGLPRLDLGPERPFLGDPGVRYKRQWGARVAPTPWAARTLGVRARDGEATRALFTQSPLVRPRDGGMEAFTPSPLSRWRDLGVSRTTWPLRGV; the protein is encoded by the coding sequence GTGCGCTGGGATCGTCGCCTCTGGACCCGGCTCCCCGCGCGGCTCCGGCGCGGGGCGCGGCCGCTCGGCGTGCGCGCGCTCTCGTTCGCGCTCCGCGCTCGCGCGATGGTCGACGCGCGCGTCCCCGCGACCCACGTGGTGTGTGAGGGTCGGGCGCACGGCGGCGGGAAGATCCGGGCCGTGATGATCGGGACGCCGCAGGAGCTCGCGAGCCTTCGCCGCAAGATCTTCGCCGTCACCCCCGACGAGCAGCCCGCCGCGCCCGTGCCGCTCACCCGGCTCGCCGCGGCCGTCGAGGCGCACGCGGACGCGGACCTGGTGCTCGCGCTCGCGCCTCGCTGGGCCTCCGCCTCCCTCCCCGCCTCGCTCACCCGCTTCGACGAGGGCGTGGAGCTGCTCGTCCCGGTGCCGCAGGCGCTCGCGAGCTGGCGCGCCGGGGACGCGCCGCTCGGGAAGTACCGTCGCCGCATGGAGCGCACGGGCCTGACGGTGTCGCTCACGCGCGACGAGGAGGAGCTGGCCCGCTTCCACGCGCGCTTCTACCTCCCCTATGTCCGCGCCCGCTTCGGCGACGCGGCCGACCCCAGGCGCCTCGCGTTCGTCCGGGCGCGCGACTGGGAGCTGCTCCGGGTTCACCGCGGCGCGGAGTGGATCGCGGGCGGCGTGGGGCTCGTGGCCGACGACGCGTACCGCTTCCTCGACGTGGGCTACCGCGACGGCGACCGCGCCCCGCTGGACGACGGCGCCGGCCACGCCCTCTACGCGGCCGCCCTCGAGCGCGCCGCGGAGCGAGGGCTCCCCCGCCTGGATCTCGGCCCCGAGCGGCCGTTCCTCGGCGATCCCGGCGTCCGTTACAAGCGGCAGTGGGGGGCGCGCGTGGCGCCGACGCCCTGGGCCGCGCGGACGCTCGGGGTGCGGGCGCGAGACGGGGAGGCGACGCGCGCGCTCTTCACGCAGAGCCCCCTCGTCCGACCCCGCGACGGCGGCATGGAGGCCTTCACCCCGTCGCCGCTCTCGCGCTGGCGTGACCTCGGCGTCTCGCGCACCACGTGGCCCCTTCGCGGCGTGTGA
- a CDS encoding RiPP maturation radical SAM C-methyltransferase, which yields MLVTLGRSKRDGRAPAVATSTRRVALVCMPFADPRYPSVALGTLSEALRARSHHVDVHHLHLDAAAALGLSRYYDLQGGTSWYHQIGEWVFHHPELNPGAASPSRFREFLGPYDGQLEIDMAYIRDDKSGAKRMLYDVMQLDAVRQEADALLDGWLRRIDFGQYDVVGFTVVFQQLNASLRLARAIKEKHPHVRVVLGGAALEPPMGRAVSEQHPWVDAFFGGFSDVTFPDYVDHLPVAASISGRYVLHDGPAIKLDDLPVPVYDDYFHALDRTGLRGDLQVRVPLETSRGCWWGAKKHCTFCGFNGNEMWFRQKSAARAKAEIDALAKYDGALYFVDNIIPMDYFRDLFPQLEAEGKRFDGGFLFTKSNIGKEELSQLARLGFTWLQPGIESLSSDILETMKKGVRAVQNVWFLRASEEVGVHPLWGILYGFPRENQRAYEEMAALLPRLSHLPAPTGSFEILMVRYSPIHAKAQEMGLTDVRPSDAYVHAFGDHPGIADQAYAFEYRHADGAEPREYAKDVVELAKRWTHMRALPLAPRCELWTVGGQTWLFDSRDLQRFGRATPRVRRVSERELVVLRALEAPRTRKGLSKLVDGMHEETLARVLDRLIEEGLVLSLDGRLVRLALIREDPSLVNEARRVLADKWKQLRFSGVQSQLRRAAAKGELKAALRGLARKLRGHPSEGASPPPML from the coding sequence GTGCTGGTCACGCTGGGCAGGTCGAAGCGAGACGGGCGCGCGCCCGCGGTGGCGACGTCGACGCGACGGGTCGCGCTCGTTTGCATGCCGTTCGCCGATCCGCGCTACCCGTCGGTGGCGCTCGGCACCCTCTCGGAGGCGCTCCGCGCGCGCAGCCACCACGTGGACGTGCACCACCTGCACCTCGACGCCGCGGCCGCGCTGGGTCTGAGCCGATACTACGATCTGCAGGGCGGCACGAGCTGGTACCACCAGATCGGCGAGTGGGTCTTCCACCACCCGGAGCTGAACCCTGGCGCGGCGAGCCCGTCGCGCTTCCGCGAGTTCCTCGGGCCCTACGACGGTCAGCTCGAGATCGACATGGCCTACATCCGCGACGACAAGAGCGGCGCCAAGCGCATGCTCTACGACGTCATGCAGCTCGACGCGGTGCGGCAGGAGGCGGACGCCCTGCTCGACGGGTGGCTGCGTCGCATCGACTTCGGCCAGTACGACGTCGTCGGCTTCACGGTCGTCTTCCAGCAGCTCAACGCGAGCCTCCGGCTGGCCCGCGCCATCAAGGAGAAGCACCCGCACGTCCGGGTGGTCCTCGGCGGCGCGGCGCTCGAGCCCCCGATGGGGCGCGCGGTCAGCGAGCAGCACCCCTGGGTGGACGCGTTCTTCGGCGGCTTCAGCGACGTGACCTTCCCGGACTACGTCGATCACCTGCCGGTCGCGGCCTCGATCAGCGGGCGCTACGTGCTGCACGACGGACCGGCGATCAAGCTCGACGACCTGCCGGTGCCCGTCTACGACGACTATTTCCACGCGCTCGACCGCACCGGCCTCCGCGGCGACCTGCAGGTGCGTGTGCCGCTCGAGACGTCCCGCGGGTGCTGGTGGGGCGCCAAGAAGCACTGCACGTTCTGCGGCTTCAACGGGAACGAGATGTGGTTCCGGCAGAAGTCGGCCGCGCGCGCGAAGGCCGAGATCGACGCCCTCGCGAAGTACGACGGGGCGCTCTACTTCGTCGACAACATCATCCCGATGGACTACTTCCGCGACCTGTTCCCGCAGCTCGAAGCGGAGGGCAAGCGCTTCGACGGAGGCTTCCTCTTCACGAAGAGCAACATCGGGAAGGAGGAGCTGTCGCAGCTCGCGCGCCTCGGCTTCACGTGGCTGCAGCCCGGCATCGAGAGCCTCTCGAGCGACATCCTCGAGACGATGAAGAAGGGCGTGCGCGCGGTGCAGAACGTCTGGTTCCTGCGCGCCTCCGAGGAGGTCGGCGTGCACCCGCTCTGGGGCATCCTCTACGGCTTCCCGCGCGAGAACCAGCGCGCGTACGAGGAGATGGCGGCCCTGTTGCCGCGCCTGAGCCACCTGCCCGCGCCGACCGGGAGCTTCGAGATCCTGATGGTGCGCTACAGCCCCATCCACGCGAAGGCGCAGGAGATGGGCCTGACCGACGTGCGCCCCAGCGACGCGTACGTGCACGCGTTCGGCGATCACCCGGGCATCGCCGACCAGGCCTACGCCTTCGAGTACCGGCACGCGGACGGGGCCGAGCCACGCGAGTACGCCAAGGACGTCGTCGAGCTGGCGAAGCGCTGGACGCACATGCGCGCGCTGCCGCTCGCGCCGCGCTGCGAGCTGTGGACGGTCGGCGGCCAGACCTGGCTCTTCGACAGCCGCGACCTCCAGCGCTTCGGGCGCGCGACGCCGCGCGTCCGCCGCGTGAGCGAGCGGGAGCTCGTCGTGCTGCGCGCCCTCGAGGCCCCGCGCACGCGGAAGGGCCTCTCGAAGTTGGTCGATGGCATGCACGAGGAGACGCTCGCGCGCGTGCTCGACCGGCTGATCGAAGAAGGCCTCGTGCTCTCGCTCGACGGGCGGCTCGTGCGGCTCGCGCTGATCCGCGAGGACCCGTCGCTGGTGAACGAGGCGCGCCGGGTGCTCGCGGACAAGTGGAAGCAGCTGCGCTTCAGCGGGGTGCAGAGCCAGCTGCGGCGCGCCGCGGCGAAGGGCGAGCTGAAGGCCGCGCTGCGCGGGCTCGCGCGAAAGCTCCGCGGCCACCCGTCCGAAGGCGCGAGTCCCCCGCCGATGCTGTAG
- a CDS encoding ATP-grasp domain-containing protein: MGVRGAAVTHLVVLQGERGANQLAFEQLKRVRAALPDARITLVRARVAFWQWDLAELSRCVDHVLAVDPLDVAAVRAAVGAGARPTGVLTLNEDCLDAAADLAARHGLAFSAPEAVARCRDKRALRHALEAAGVSVPRWREVDDEPSAVRAAEDIGYPVVLKPPRAAGSVGVVTAETPRELGRAWAIARRARWGGGGGESVLVESLVGGATRTANLYVEGGEIRFLCGSEKRTRAAPFFLTSEDRMAPEWDAVEALAIEATRAMGLGDGLVHVEIAGDAVLEVTPRLGGGYLGAMIEARTGLEPVELAARLAVGRAAGPTPGGAAAVVGRYAFAPAPGRLSRCDPPGADLDVHWYRTLADHVGAPPSDWFPAVAHLVAVGETLDACRARLDRAESEMGLEVSPALHPRVGLAWMSRLTSPVMRRRLWSRLAARRAG; this comes from the coding sequence GTGGGCGTTCGGGGGGCGGCGGTGACCCACCTCGTCGTCCTCCAGGGTGAGCGGGGCGCGAACCAGCTCGCGTTCGAGCAGCTGAAGCGCGTGCGCGCGGCCCTCCCCGACGCCCGCATCACGCTGGTCCGCGCGCGCGTGGCGTTCTGGCAGTGGGATCTCGCGGAGCTCTCCCGCTGCGTCGACCACGTGCTCGCGGTCGATCCCCTCGACGTCGCGGCCGTGCGCGCCGCGGTCGGCGCAGGCGCGCGCCCCACGGGGGTGCTGACCCTCAACGAAGATTGCCTCGACGCGGCGGCCGACCTCGCCGCGCGCCACGGGCTGGCCTTCAGCGCGCCCGAGGCGGTGGCGCGCTGCCGCGACAAGCGCGCGCTCCGGCACGCTCTCGAGGCGGCGGGCGTCTCGGTGCCGCGCTGGCGGGAGGTCGACGACGAACCCTCGGCGGTCCGCGCGGCCGAGGACATCGGCTACCCGGTGGTCCTGAAGCCGCCCCGCGCGGCCGGCAGCGTCGGCGTGGTCACCGCCGAGACGCCGCGGGAGCTCGGTCGCGCGTGGGCCATCGCGCGGCGCGCGCGGTGGGGAGGCGGCGGAGGCGAGAGCGTGCTCGTGGAGTCACTGGTGGGCGGAGCCACGCGCACGGCCAACCTCTACGTCGAGGGCGGCGAGATCCGCTTCCTGTGCGGCTCGGAGAAGCGGACGCGCGCGGCGCCCTTCTTTCTCACCTCCGAAGATCGCATGGCGCCAGAGTGGGACGCGGTCGAGGCGCTGGCGATCGAGGCGACGAGGGCGATGGGGCTGGGCGACGGGCTGGTGCACGTCGAGATCGCGGGAGACGCGGTGCTCGAGGTGACGCCGCGGCTCGGCGGCGGCTATCTCGGCGCGATGATCGAAGCGCGCACGGGCCTCGAGCCGGTCGAGCTCGCCGCGCGGCTGGCGGTGGGACGCGCCGCCGGGCCCACTCCGGGCGGCGCGGCGGCGGTGGTCGGGCGCTACGCCTTCGCGCCCGCGCCCGGTCGGCTCTCCCGATGCGACCCGCCCGGCGCGGATCTCGACGTGCATTGGTACAGGACCCTCGCCGACCACGTGGGCGCGCCTCCCTCGGACTGGTTCCCGGCCGTCGCGCACCTCGTGGCCGTGGGGGAGACCCTCGACGCGTGCCGCGCCCGGCTGGATCGCGCCGAGTCCGAGATGGGCCTGGAGGTCTCGCCCGCCCTTCACCCCCGCGTGGGCCTCGCCTGGATGTCGCGGCTCACCTCGCCCGTCATGCGGAGGCGGCTGTGGTCGCGACTCGCGGCGCGGAGGGCGGGTTGA
- a CDS encoding GNAT family N-acetyltransferase encodes MSGKVAFSVQHVWRRRVPSWIARAERLGERVHVRHVRARFEGEPVEVRVAVHARELAESLSRALSAGTDPEEAPTSVAWIRSVPRGADGGGLFVPSFVAPRLTLGPDESAWLRSRDARRKVKRAEAMGYEVELTREPSALEELHDTMYAPSMRARHGDEAFLRSRAYLAAGLRRGSLLFLRRDGRRIAGALNVRHGVERGILEHWAGGVRDADVGLVEEGADVALLWESARLAAREGYGALGLTQARPFLTNGLTAFKARFATELTAEDIWSHHLELHAQAMCPALAFAVHALGPVVGRDALVALTWRRASKIPRSVASEVALDALPYGAPWHEVRRWVQLP; translated from the coding sequence GTGAGCGGGAAAGTGGCGTTCTCCGTGCAGCACGTCTGGCGACGGCGCGTGCCTTCGTGGATCGCGCGCGCGGAGCGGCTGGGGGAGCGCGTGCATGTCCGGCACGTCCGCGCGCGCTTCGAGGGTGAGCCCGTGGAGGTGCGCGTCGCGGTGCACGCGCGCGAGCTCGCCGAGTCCCTCTCGAGGGCGCTGTCGGCGGGCACCGACCCGGAGGAGGCGCCGACCAGCGTGGCGTGGATCCGCTCGGTGCCGCGCGGCGCCGATGGCGGCGGACTGTTCGTGCCCTCCTTCGTCGCCCCCCGCCTCACGCTCGGCCCGGACGAGTCGGCGTGGCTTCGCTCGCGCGACGCGCGCCGCAAGGTGAAGCGCGCCGAGGCGATGGGCTACGAGGTGGAGCTCACGCGCGAGCCCTCGGCGCTCGAGGAGCTGCACGACACGATGTATGCGCCGAGCATGCGGGCGCGGCACGGCGACGAGGCCTTCCTGCGGAGCCGCGCATATCTCGCCGCGGGGCTCCGTCGCGGCAGCCTCCTGTTCTTGCGGCGCGACGGGCGGCGCATCGCGGGGGCGCTCAACGTGCGGCACGGGGTCGAGCGAGGGATCCTCGAGCACTGGGCGGGCGGCGTGCGGGACGCGGACGTCGGGCTCGTCGAGGAGGGCGCGGACGTGGCGCTGCTCTGGGAGTCGGCGCGCTTGGCCGCGCGCGAGGGCTACGGCGCGCTCGGGCTGACGCAGGCGCGGCCGTTCCTGACGAACGGGCTGACGGCCTTCAAGGCGCGCTTCGCGACCGAGCTGACGGCGGAGGACATCTGGAGCCACCACCTCGAGCTGCACGCGCAGGCGATGTGCCCCGCCCTCGCGTTCGCGGTGCACGCGCTCGGGCCGGTGGTCGGGCGGGACGCGCTCGTGGCGCTGACCTGGAGACGCGCCTCGAAGATCCCGCGCTCGGTGGCGAGCGAGGTCGCGCTGGACGCGCTGCCGTACGGGGCGCCGTGGCACGAGGTCCGGCGATGGGTGCAGCTCCCATGA
- a CDS encoding class I SAM-dependent methyltransferase, which translates to MGAAPMTTCPLCAHDGSAVELDGLSGVDGVVRLLRCGDCGLRFIDPPPPRDRPHEIAITRVDAASALGREGTWLSQRMSGAVTALALHQKRRAQLGWLRRAGVRAGDRLLDVGSGSGAFVAAARARGVRAEGLEPAGAQSVDHRGPVPQGTIHPGTIHPGTVLDVDFPEDAFDAITLWSVLEHEPAPRETLAKLAKWLRPGGVLLLEVPDAGSRIARALGRHWPALEPREHACHYDQRTLTRALEAAGLQDVRVHAGSTVAWRQHGSELMLGLASRHRETLAPFWAIESRSAALRAGVLAAFGVGAAIERALGESRLIAVARGAGRSHAGITSSRAGE; encoded by the coding sequence ATGGGTGCAGCTCCCATGACGACCTGCCCGCTGTGCGCTCACGACGGAAGCGCGGTCGAGCTGGACGGGCTCTCGGGCGTGGACGGCGTCGTGAGGCTGCTCCGGTGCGGAGACTGCGGGCTGCGCTTCATCGACCCGCCACCGCCCCGCGACCGACCGCACGAGATCGCGATCACGCGGGTCGACGCGGCGTCGGCGCTGGGCCGGGAGGGGACGTGGCTCTCGCAGCGCATGAGCGGGGCGGTGACGGCGCTGGCGCTCCACCAGAAGCGGCGCGCGCAGCTCGGGTGGCTGCGGCGCGCGGGGGTGCGCGCCGGAGACAGGTTGCTGGATGTAGGCAGCGGGAGCGGGGCCTTCGTCGCCGCGGCCCGCGCGCGCGGCGTCCGCGCGGAGGGTCTCGAGCCCGCGGGAGCGCAGAGCGTCGACCATCGGGGGCCGGTTCCTCAGGGGACGATTCATCCGGGAACGATTCATCCGGGAACCGTGCTCGACGTCGACTTCCCCGAGGATGCCTTCGACGCCATCACCCTCTGGTCGGTGCTCGAGCACGAGCCGGCGCCGCGGGAGACGCTCGCCAAGCTGGCGAAGTGGCTCCGCCCCGGCGGGGTGCTCCTGCTGGAGGTGCCGGACGCGGGCTCGCGCATCGCTCGTGCGCTCGGGCGGCACTGGCCGGCGCTCGAGCCGCGGGAGCACGCGTGCCACTACGATCAACGGACACTGACACGCGCCCTCGAGGCAGCGGGTCTCCAGGACGTGCGCGTCCACGCCGGGAGCACGGTCGCGTGGCGGCAGCACGGCTCGGAGCTGATGCTCGGCCTGGCGTCCAGGCACCGTGAGACGCTTGCGCCGTTCTGGGCCATCGAGTCCCGCTCGGCGGCGCTGCGCGCGGGCGTGCTCGCGGCGTTCGGGGTGGGCGCCGCGATCGAGCGCGCCCTCGGGGAGTCCCGGCTGATCGCGGTCGCGCGGGGCGCTGGCCGGAGTCACGCGGGGATTACGAGCTCGCGCGCTGGCGAGTGA
- a CDS encoding aspartyl/asparaginyl beta-hydroxylase domain-containing protein, which produces MILDSLVGARLGPRFDPTALQADWAGLAGLADARQLGPHHDGSWRGLALRSLDGSPLQLDAGTLRRRDFVDTPLVREAPHLRAALAAIPGRHRAARLMSLPPGARIQPHVDTDLDLGAGVVRLHLPIHTHEDVQFFIGGIRCRFGEGELWYGDFSRTHHVLNASPITRVHLVLDAELDPALAACFPDGFLRQLRRIHARRLPWSRRLARAAGALRP; this is translated from the coding sequence GTGATCCTGGACTCGCTCGTCGGCGCGCGGCTCGGCCCCCGCTTCGACCCGACCGCGCTGCAGGCCGACTGGGCTGGGCTCGCGGGGCTGGCGGACGCGCGTCAGCTCGGGCCGCATCACGACGGGTCCTGGCGCGGGCTCGCGCTCCGCAGCCTCGACGGCTCGCCGCTGCAGCTCGACGCGGGCACGCTGCGGCGCCGGGACTTCGTCGACACGCCGCTCGTGCGCGAGGCGCCGCACCTTCGCGCCGCGCTCGCTGCGATCCCGGGGCGACACCGCGCCGCCCGCTTGATGAGCCTCCCCCCCGGCGCGCGGATCCAGCCCCACGTCGACACGGATCTGGATCTCGGCGCGGGCGTCGTTCGCCTCCACCTCCCGATCCACACGCATGAAGACGTGCAGTTCTTCATCGGCGGGATCCGCTGCAGGTTCGGAGAGGGCGAGCTCTGGTACGGCGACTTCTCGCGTACGCACCACGTGCTGAACGCGAGCCCGATCACGCGCGTGCACCTCGTGCTCGACGCGGAGCTCGACCCCGCCCTCGCCGCGTGTTTCCCGGACGGCTTCCTGCGCCAGCTCCGCCGGATCCACGCGCGGCGCCTCCCCTGGTCCCGGCGCCTCGCCCGCGCCGCGGGCGCGCTGCGACCGTGA
- a CDS encoding S28 family serine protease, producing MREVSPDRPVEATRGLLLFVMILEHARFFLGPRVSSGDAETLFARVSDVDAPGLLFLAGAAAWTYVARGGQARRLAIAGLGLMLLELLVVRWVWLPAPWLGYTLLQFVFALGAALLVLSLMVRLPSWLLFAGGVGLVVLSDLAPPALDGFAGALLFRTGLEDLGWLRLHALYPLVPWLGVVLMGASFGAVLARGPRARRHAGLLFGALGLGVFAALRAPQWSSGLALFAMEQHPPSIAFVALWLGALMLLLPLVEAARVGPRSSLVALGRAPVFAYVAHLLILRLVASLASAARWGWAESVSLDAQGHAHRADHPLWLCLVIGVLVAGLVVPGCRAWTSWRLRRDERSERRMRPRALRPRALHLLGWLALGGMALAPSWLRTEYEPFGKGAVEKPLSLRLVERGTLRGAPHERFIALHARDGERVLQRVDVVRAGAPDAAVLFVLGNESPVTEDDLYGLRVRHPDLSLVVVEHRGYGESLSLEVDQSVPRYVTVAAALADAEAVASALQAQLEGPWIVAGWSYGGGLAVRFGATRPELVAGVYASSAALSYPRRLEPEASLRPLLGDDVVDAIAARLPSWSPSERDLVQGMMTGFVQMDSMAPHLASFQEVVRAEGDVVGFLRALDRDAFDSVWERELSAPLRLQTLTRERALALRPSRRTWIYQQCAELTAFAGGGVFTTAERDALGRCASLFGLAAPARGPDWREDLEVLGARGVPVVHVRAGRDPFLQTQPAAAEGAVVERGEGWALREAAWGLELRVPDGHHCPDRTRPDVARAAMRSILSRVAGPEPGG from the coding sequence ATGCGCGAGGTGAGTCCGGACCGTCCCGTCGAGGCCACGCGCGGCCTGCTGCTGTTCGTGATGATCCTGGAGCACGCGCGCTTCTTCCTCGGGCCGCGCGTCTCGAGCGGCGACGCGGAGACGCTCTTCGCGCGCGTCAGCGACGTGGACGCGCCCGGGCTGCTCTTCCTCGCCGGCGCGGCCGCGTGGACGTACGTGGCGCGCGGCGGCCAGGCGCGCCGGCTCGCCATCGCGGGGCTCGGGCTGATGCTGCTCGAGCTGCTGGTGGTGCGCTGGGTCTGGCTCCCCGCGCCGTGGCTCGGGTACACGCTGCTGCAGTTCGTGTTCGCGCTCGGCGCTGCGCTGCTCGTGCTGAGCCTGATGGTGCGCCTCCCGAGCTGGCTGCTCTTCGCGGGGGGCGTGGGGCTCGTCGTGCTCTCGGATCTCGCGCCGCCTGCGCTGGACGGCTTCGCGGGCGCGCTGCTCTTTCGAACCGGGCTCGAGGACCTCGGCTGGCTGCGGCTTCACGCCTTGTACCCCTTGGTGCCGTGGCTCGGCGTCGTCCTGATGGGCGCGTCGTTCGGCGCCGTGCTGGCGCGTGGCCCCCGCGCCCGGCGTCACGCGGGGCTGCTCTTCGGCGCGCTGGGGCTCGGCGTGTTCGCGGCGCTGCGCGCGCCGCAGTGGTCGAGCGGCCTCGCGCTCTTCGCGATGGAGCAGCATCCCCCGTCGATCGCCTTCGTCGCGCTGTGGCTCGGCGCGCTGATGCTGCTGTTGCCCCTGGTGGAGGCCGCGCGGGTGGGCCCGCGCAGCTCGCTGGTGGCGCTCGGCCGGGCGCCGGTCTTCGCGTACGTCGCCCACCTCCTCATCCTCCGCCTCGTCGCGTCGCTGGCGAGCGCGGCGCGGTGGGGCTGGGCCGAATCCGTCTCCCTGGACGCACAGGGCCACGCGCACCGGGCCGACCACCCGCTCTGGCTGTGCCTCGTGATCGGGGTGCTGGTCGCGGGGCTCGTGGTCCCCGGGTGTCGCGCGTGGACGAGCTGGAGGCTTCGCCGCGATGAGCGATCCGAGCGCAGGATGCGTCCGCGGGCCCTCCGTCCGCGAGCCCTCCACCTGCTCGGGTGGCTCGCGCTCGGGGGGATGGCGCTCGCGCCGAGCTGGCTTCGAACCGAGTACGAGCCCTTCGGCAAGGGCGCGGTCGAGAAGCCGCTGAGTCTCCGCTTGGTCGAGCGCGGCACGCTGCGGGGCGCGCCGCACGAGCGCTTCATCGCGCTGCACGCCCGGGACGGCGAGCGGGTCCTCCAGCGGGTCGACGTGGTCCGGGCGGGCGCCCCCGACGCCGCCGTGCTCTTCGTCCTGGGGAACGAGTCGCCGGTCACCGAGGACGATCTCTACGGCCTGCGCGTCCGCCACCCCGATCTGAGCCTCGTCGTCGTCGAGCACCGCGGGTATGGCGAGAGCCTCTCGCTCGAGGTCGACCAGAGCGTGCCGCGCTACGTGACGGTGGCCGCCGCGCTCGCCGACGCCGAGGCGGTGGCGAGCGCGCTCCAGGCGCAGCTCGAGGGGCCGTGGATCGTGGCGGGGTGGAGCTACGGCGGCGGGCTCGCGGTCCGCTTCGGCGCGACGCGACCCGAGCTCGTGGCGGGGGTCTACGCGTCGAGCGCGGCGCTGAGCTACCCGAGGAGGCTCGAGCCGGAGGCTTCGCTGCGCCCGCTGCTCGGCGACGACGTCGTCGACGCGATCGCCGCGCGGCTCCCCTCGTGGTCGCCCTCGGAGCGCGACCTCGTGCAAGGAATGATGACGGGCTTCGTGCAGATGGACAGCATGGCGCCTCACCTCGCGTCCTTTCAGGAGGTCGTGCGGGCGGAGGGGGACGTCGTCGGCTTCCTGCGCGCGCTGGACCGGGACGCGTTCGACTCGGTGTGGGAGCGCGAGCTCAGCGCCCCGCTCCGTTTGCAGACCTTGACGCGAGAGCGCGCGCTCGCGCTGCGGCCGTCGCGGCGGACGTGGATCTATCAGCAGTGCGCGGAGCTGACGGCCTTCGCCGGGGGCGGCGTGTTCACGACCGCCGAGCGAGACGCGCTCGGCCGCTGCGCCTCGCTCTTCGGGCTCGCCGCGCCCGCGCGTGGACCGGACTGGCGGGAGGATCTCGAGGTGCTGGGCGCGCGCGGCGTCCCCGTCGTGCACGTGCGGGCGGGGCGCGATCCGTTCCTGCAGACCCAGCCGGCGGCAGCGGAGGGAGCCGTCGTCGAGCGCGGCGAGGGCTGGGCCCTTCGCGAGGCGGCGTGGGGTCTCGAGCTGCGAGTGCCGGACGGACATCACTGCCCGGACCGGACGCGCCCCGATGTGGCGCGCGCGGCGATGCGCTCAATCCTGAGCCGTGTCGCGGGGCCAGAGCCCGGCGGCTAG